From Actinomycetes bacterium:
GGCGGCTGCGCCGGCTCGCCGAGCAGCGCGCCGAGATCCGCGACCTGATCGGCAGCACGCTCGCCGGGGGCGTGCACCCGCTGTTCCTGGTCGAGGAGGAATACCGGCTCGCTCTGCTGGACGCCGAGACCAGGTTCGTCGAGCGGTTCATCGAACAAATCACCCACCCGGAGACCGGCTGGGGCCGGCTGTGGGCCGAGTTCCACGGCGAGCCCGCCACCACCGACGAAAGGCAGCAGTCATGACCCACCCACGCACCGCCCTGGTCATCGGCGGCGGCATCGCCGGCCCGGTCGCCGCCATGGCCCTGCAGAAGGCCGGCATCGACGCGGCCGTCTACGAGGCGCACGCCACCTCAGCCGAGGACATCGGTGCGTTCCTCACCCTGGCCACCAACGGGCTCGACGCACTGCGCACCCTGGGCGCGCACACACCAGCGCTGGCCGCCGGCTTTGCCACCCCGGCGATCGAGCTGTACAGCGGCACCGGCAAGCGCCTCGGCGCGGCCCGCACCGGTCTCACACTCGACGACGGCACCACCACCCACTCCCTCAAGCGCGCCGACCTGTACCGGGCGGTGCGCGAGGAGGCCATGCGCCGCAGCATCCGCATCGAGCACGGCAAACGGCTGGTCGATGCCGAGACCGCCGCCGATGGGGTGCGTGCGGTGTTCGCCGACGGCAGCACGGCCACCGGCAATGTGCTGATCGGCTGCGACGGTGTGCACTCCACCGTGCGGCGCCTCATCGACCCGGCCGCGCCGGCACCCACCTACGCCGGCCTGATCAATCTCGGCGGCTACGCCCGTGGTGTCCGCGTCGACGCCGAGCCGGGCACCTACCACATGATCTTCGGCAAGCGGGCGTTCTTCGGCTACGCCGTCGCCTTGGGCGGCGAGGTCTGGTGGTTCGCCAACGTGCCCCGCCGCGACGAACCCGCCCGCGGCGAGCTCGCGACCATCAGCACCGAGCAGTGGAAGCGCCGGCTCCTCGAGCTGTACGCCGGCGACGCCGGCGGCGCCACCCGGCTCATCCAGGCCACCGATCACGACCTGGCCGCCAGCCCCATCCACGCCATTCCCCACCTGCCCACCTGGCACAACGACCGCATGATCGTGATCGGGGACGCCGCCCACGCCCCGTCGCCATCCTCCGGGCAGGGCGCTTCGCTGTCCATCGAGGATGCCGTCGTGCTCGGTACATGTCTGCGTGACCTGCCCAGCCCCAAGGCGGCCTTCGCCACCTTCGAGCAGCTGCGCCGGCCCCGCGTGGAGCGCATCATCAAGCAGGCCGCCCGGATCAACAACAACAAGGCCGCGGGCCCCGTCACTCGCGTGTTCCGAGACATGATGCTGCCGTTGATCCTCAAGATGACCGCCAACAGCGCACAGGCAAAGCAGCTCTACGACTACCACATCGACTGGGATGCCCCAATGGCTGCACAAGGCGCCACGGCCGGAAGGCGGTCCGCCAGCTCGCCCCGGTAGATCGCGACGCCGAGCACGAGCAGGGCCATCACGGCAATGCCAGCAGGAAGACCCAGGGGGAGGGCGGCCAGGGCCGCGGCACCTCAGCGCTGGGCTCTGGACGCCGCCGTGAGACGGCGACCAGCAGGGCGGGCTCCCGCCCAGGGTTGTGGAGGGCGCGCAGCGGCAACCCGGTCAGCCACAGTACCTCGCCGCGTCCGAACCGCTCACGGCTGCCGCCGAGACACTCCAGGTCGATCTCCCCGCGTTCGACGATGACGAGCGCGTCCCGCCATTCGGTCTGGTCGTAGGCCCGCTGGTGGCCGGATGGG
This genomic window contains:
- a CDS encoding FAD-dependent monooxygenase codes for the protein MTHPRTALVIGGGIAGPVAAMALQKAGIDAAVYEAHATSAEDIGAFLTLATNGLDALRTLGAHTPALAAGFATPAIELYSGTGKRLGAARTGLTLDDGTTTHSLKRADLYRAVREEAMRRSIRIEHGKRLVDAETAADGVRAVFADGSTATGNVLIGCDGVHSTVRRLIDPAAPAPTYAGLINLGGYARGVRVDAEPGTYHMIFGKRAFFGYAVALGGEVWWFANVPRRDEPARGELATISTEQWKRRLLELYAGDAGGATRLIQATDHDLAASPIHAIPHLPTWHNDRMIVIGDAAHAPSPSSGQGASLSIEDAVVLGTCLRDLPSPKAAFATFEQLRRPRVERIIKQAARINNNKAAGPVTRVFRDMMLPLILKMTANSAQAKQLYDYHIDWDAPMAAQGATAGRRSASSPR